In Mercenaria mercenaria strain notata chromosome 14, MADL_Memer_1, whole genome shotgun sequence, the following are encoded in one genomic region:
- the LOC128548351 gene encoding serine/threonine-protein phosphatase 6 regulatory ankyrin repeat subunit B-like gives MADSVIIYERCPKQRRFLEAAVKSNDYALVREIIANGADINYQNENGDTVLHIAVTEDDNSNIVKALIAAGIDVNIQNFNGKTPLHLVVNEHDDTSSDEDSSSVRNDSSNDEEHEFDIEDNADTDLHPRIDSDCELLRERTNEEATSQNMAPELSPDNTDTDADIHSIDQQVSNISQEKQVTDACFIANTIPDTVTGNGNSSKQDCLKQQNNNNNIQTLIRAGSDVNIPDMYGNTVLHLALMRSDVEEISKSLVKVGVKKSHIDDDELHFIALQFYNDTDVQTIVDAGADMNKQNIDGKTPIHFAAKSKNERLIQRFLKADADPNIQDEDGNTALHYAFTKGCCAKSVLSLINAGVDVNKQNANGNTALHLAGLSVESENIEIIELLVHAGADVNKQNNKGDTPLHIAISSVPEDENIQALINLGADINKQNADGNTPLHMAILNQYTSFGALKFLLEGSSAVFTKNNDGYDPIQLINSFRTFLRLLKMQRYFNYRDDYGNTLMHVLMMQWSYKDEWKYLLEQMTKLNLDFNAQNNNGQTPLHIIASGGTAYDDLAFILDNFENINLLIVDNNGKTFFHTFIEKLIYVPPAETTNFIMSFLEGRYKNCSAETVKELLRIQNGFGKTPLITYIECFEIRMELFERFVTAGADMTCCTKSGDTVLHYLAAGSTRDDIMKLAISHGANVNAQNNYGDSPIYLVENDISKVNDLLNCGADLKIRNKFGQTPLLVQVLRSQSEIGLIIEMFLANGADVNETDVHGSNLLHYAAWCDTDTKVIEQLRSAGIKCIPDKVGQLPCHVAEQRGNKKMLDEICICGNATHGLCFSQEFIDFENKGQLTIPCKTSLRLKQRLFQRNAIDNLLNCPYLGLVKFEGESREVKETVIEIIRHICTLIGEEDDLLCNTVFQSGSVGENTKIGFPDEFDFVCLISKFPKICEIDEELSMRDANYAYLKLKKDCKRYKTRSLFNSDCFLEPGKVSKRFRIALTNVLQHPSLFRNPNISFAEYKQRSSLRSPNCQFTLRWTGAVYKDMTIDIDLVPACQIKNWWPLGSRLNSLSCDQKPIQNDGALILFRGNVDHPSGLKARVSALNAEKAHMAALPQKARDAYVISKVMFDSRICPEVFGEGTMSESNAAKISSYILKNCMFHVFEESKELKEHGVSVPPTDLLHDYACKIIRKLIAFASNGNLPSFVFPWQNIFSFQSQLLDPRDETHKECARKVVYCKLVLDILGEQDCYSDLFEDVLREFTVSRDIYTRNLQELDPNSLEQMIS, from the coding sequence ATGGCGGACTCTGTTATTATCTATGAAAGGTGTCCAAAACAGAGAAGATTTCTTGAGGCGGCCGTAAAATCAAATGACTATGCTCTTGTACGAGAAATAATTGCAAATGGTGCAGATATAAATTATCAGAATGAAAATGGTGATACTGTTTTACATATTGCTGTTACAGAAGATGATAATTCTAACATTGTTAAAGCACTGATAGCTGCAGGGATTGACGTAAACATTCAAAATTTCAATGGTAAAACGCCGTTACATTTGGTAGTTAACGAGCATGATGATACATCATCTGATGAAGATAGCTCTTCCGTTAGGAATGACTCATCCAATGACGAAGAACACGAATTTGATATTGAGGACAACGCAGACACTGACTTACATCCACGCATTGACTCAGATTGTGAATTACTACGTGAAAGAACAAATGAAGAAGCTACTAGTCAGAACATGGCACCAGAACTGTCTCCTGACAACACTGATACCGATGCAGACATACATTCAATTGATCAACAAGTGTCAAATATTAGTCAAGAAAAACAAGTTACGGATGCCTGTTTTATTGCTAACACGATACCTGACACTGTAACTGGAAACGGTAATAGTTCCAAACAAGACTGTCTGAAACAAcagaataacaacaataatattcAGACATTAATTAGAGCAGGTTCTGATGTTAATATACCAGATATGTATGGTAATACTGTTCTACATCTTGCTCTGATGCGATCAGATGTGGAAGAAATTTCCAAATCGCTGGTAAAAGTAGGTGTGAAAAAATCCCATATAGATGATGATGAGTTGCATTTTATTGCATTGCAATTTTATAATGACACTGACGTTCAAACAATCGTTGATGCCGGTGCCGATATGAATAAACAGAATATTGATGGAAAAACTCCTATCCATTTCGCCGCTAAATCAAAAAATGAAAGGCTCATTCAAAGGTTTCTTAAAGCAGATGCCGATCCTAACATACAAGATGAAGATGGAAACACGGCACTTCATTACGCCTTTACAAAAGGTTGTTGCGCAAAATCTGTTTTATCCTTGATTAATGCAGGCGTggacgtaaacaaacaaaatgctaaTGGAAACACAGCTTTGCATTTAGCAGGGCTTTCTGTCGAATCAGAAAACATAGAAATAATAGAATTACTAGTGCATGCAGGTGCTGATGTTAATAAGCAAAATAACAAAGGGGATACGCCATTGCATATCGCTATATCTAGTGTACCAGAAGATGAAAATATTCAAGCATTAATTAATCTAGGTGCCGACATTAACAAACAGAATGCCGATGGTAATACGCCATTACATATGGCAATATTGAATCAATACACAAGCTTTGGTGCTTTGAAATTTTTACTTGAAGGGAGTTCAGCTGTTTTCACCAAAAACAATGATGGATATGACCCAATACAGTTGATCAATTCATTTAGAACGTTTCTAAGATTGCTTAAAATGCAGAGATATTTCAATTACCGTGACGATTACGGTAATACATTGATGCATGTTTTGATGATGCAATGGTCGTACAAGGATGAATGGAAGTACCTGTTAGAACAGATGACGAAGCTCAACCTTGACTTTAATGCACAGAATAATAATGGCCAAACGCCGTTACATATCATTGCATCAGGTGGTACTGCATATGACGATTTGGCGTTTATTTTAgataactttgaaaatatcaatttgcTTATCGTTGATAACAATGGTAAAACATTTTTCCATACCTTCATCGAAAAATTAATTTATGTGCCTCCTGCAGAGacaacaaattttatcatgagTTTTCTGGAGGGTAGATATaaaaactgttcggcagaaacAGTAAAGGAACTTTTACGAATCCAAAATGGGTTTGGGAAAACACCATTGATTACCTATATAGAATGTTTTGAAATACGTATGGAATTGTTTGAAAGATTTGTGACAGCTGGAGCAGATATGACGTGTTGCACCAAATCCGGAGACACAGTTTTACATTATCTGGCTGCAGGTTCCACGAGAGATGACATTATGAAACTGGCTATAAGTCACGGTGCAAACGTTAATGCACAGAACAACTATGGTGACTCTCCAATTTATTTAGtcgaaaatgatatttcaaaagtAAACGATCTTTTGAATTGTGGAGCTGACTTGAAAATACGTAATAAATTTGGACAGACCCCTTTACTTGTGCAAGTATTAAGATCACAATCTGAAATTGGACTTATTATCGAAATGTTTCTTGCTAATGGAGCTGATGTGAATGAAACGGATGTGCATGGAAGTAACCTTCTACACTATGCTGCATGGTGTGATACCGATACAAAGGTAATCGAACAGCTTAGAAGTGCTGGCATCAAATGTATTCCAGACAAAGTTGGTCAGCTTCCATGTCATGTTGCAGAACAAAGAGGAAATAAGAAAATGCTTGATGAAATCTGCATTTGTGGAAATGCTACACATGGCTTATGCTTTTCACAAGAGTTtatagactttgaaaataaagGCCAGCTTACCATACCTTGTAAAACATCCCTTCGATTAAAACAAAGACTTTTTCAAAGAAATGCCATAGACAATCTTCTGAATTGCCCATATCTAGGATTAGTAAAGTTCGAAGGGGAATCTCGTGAAGTTAAGGAAACTGTCATTGAGATAATAAGACATATTTGTACTCTTATAGGAGAAGAAGATGATCTTCTTTGTAACACCGTCTTTCAATCTGGAAGTGTTGGAGAAAATACGAAAATTGGTTTTCCGGATGAGTTTGACTTCGTATGCTTAATAAGTAAATTTCCAAAAATATGTGAGATAGACGAAGAGTTGTCTATGCGCGATGCTAACTACGCCTATTTAAAGCTCAAGAAAGATTGTAAACGCTACAAAACACGTAGTCTCTTTAATAGCGATTGCTTTCTAGAACCCGgaaaagtttcaaaaagattcaGAATTGCACTGACGAACGTTTTACAGCATCCTTCATTATTTAGGAATCCGAATATATCGTTCGCTGAGTATAAACAAAGAAGTTCTCTACGGTCACCAAACTGTCAGTTTACCTTACGTTGGACGGGAGCTGTGTACAAGGACATGACAATAGATATTGATCTTGTTCCAGCATGTCAGATTAAGAATTGGTGGCCTCTTGGTTCACGGCTAAATTCGCTTTCCTGTGATCAAAAACCCATTCAAAACGACGGTGCGTTAATACTATTCAGAGGTAATGTTGATCACCCATCTGGTTTGAAAGCTCGTGTTTCAGCCTTAAATGCAGAAAAGGCGCACATGGCAGCACTTCCACAGAAAGCAAGAGATGCCTACGTGATTTCAAAAGTGATGTTTGATTCCCGAATTTGCCCTGAGGTATTTGGAGAGGGTACTATGTCAGAGTCCAACGCTGCTAAGATCAGCAGCTACATACTCAAAAATTGTATGTTCCACGTCTTTGAAGAGTCCAAAGAACTAAAAGAGCATGGTGTTTCTGTTCCCCCTACAGATTTGCTACATGATTATGCATGCAAAATTATCAGGAAGTTGATTGCGTTTGCTTCCAATGGAAATCTTCCCTCGTTTGTATTTCCATGGCAAAACATTTTTAGCTTCCAGAGTCAATTATTAGATCCACGTGATGAAACTCATAAAGAGTGTGCACGTAAAGTCGTGTATTGCAAACTGGTACTTGACATTCTTGGCGAACAGGACTGTTATTCTGATCTGTTTGAAGACGTTTTGCGAGAATTTACAGTTTCAAGAGATATCTATACCAGAAATTTACAGGAATTGGACCCGAATTCGCTCGAGCAGATGATTTCGTAG
- the LOC123527988 gene encoding G-protein coupled receptor dmsr-1-like produces MAGYGLYANTSDSAPNDYEKSHFEENYMVNALKTFDKMYKPVHGYLAVTICVFGITANILNITVLTRKGMISFVHIFLTGLAISDGITMALYCPFLVQMYLMHGTTKSPDRNTEGAVRYQVVFAVISTIVHSISIWLTVTLAVFRYLFIRFPRIGLKYGNTKSALAAEGIVVIMVTIICIPNSILYQMKNTHVPLNETSNDTSASIWSITKRNDVILEKVNYWMHAIFTRLLPSCLLMIFSVFLIITMRQADKRRNNMTLNNTFALRSRRTTKMLLAVVLLSVIAETPHGVLLLLSGLIPDFFANVYVPLGDMIDILTLINDGVNFVLYCTMSKQFRKKFLSLFCRCANRHS; encoded by the coding sequence ATGGCTGGATATGGACTATATGCCAATACAAGTGATAGTGCTCCGAACGATTATGAGAAGTCACATTTTGAAGAAAACTACATGGTTAATGCCTTGAAAACatttgacaaaatgtataaacCTGTACATGGTTATTTAGCCGTGACTATATGCGTGTTTGGTATTACCGCCAACATACTTAACATTACAGTGCTCACACGGAAGGGTATGATATCATTTGTGCATATATTTCTGACTGGACTGGCCATTTCTGATGGAATAACTATGGCGCTCTATTGTCCTTTTCTGGTACAGATGTATCTGATGCACGGTACTACAAAGAGTCCTGATAGGAACACCGAGGGAGCTGTACGCTATCAAGTGGTATTTGCAGTTATTAGCACAATTGTTCATTCCATTTCAATTTGGTTGACGGTAACGCTAGCTGTGTTTCGGTATTTATTTATACGATTCCCTAGAATTGGATTAAAGTACGGAAATACGAAATCAGCCTTAGCAGCTGAAGGTATAGTCGTAATTATGGTGACCATAATATGTATACCAAACTCAATTTTGTATCAGATGAAAAACACACATGTGCCGCTGAATGAGACTAGTAATGATACCAGTGCATCCATTTGGAGTATTACCAAGAGAAATGATGTCATCTTAGAAAAAGTCAATTACTGGATGCATGCAATATTTACAAGGCTATTACCAAGTTGCTTGTTGATGATATTTAGCGTATTTCTTATCATAACGATGCGACAGGCTGACAAAAGACGCAACAACATGACTTTGAATAACACGTTTGCTCTGCGCAGCCGCAGAACAACTAAAATGCTTCTTGCTGTTGTACTTTTATCAGTAATAGCAGAAACACCGCACGGGGTTTTACTTCTCCTAAGTGGCTTAATTCCAGATTTTTTCGCAAATGTATACGTACCATTGGGAGACATGATTGACATTCTTACCTTAATCAATGATGGGGTGAACTTTGTACTTTACTGCACCATGAGCAAACAATTTCGGAAGAAATTTCTATCATTGTTCTGCAGATGTGCAAACAGACACAGTTAG